A genome region from Anastrepha ludens isolate Willacy chromosome 3, idAnaLude1.1, whole genome shotgun sequence includes the following:
- the LOC128859385 gene encoding probable cytochrome P450 28c1, protein MFLLMLTLLSVVLIMIYLFLTRNFAYWRTRGVKGPTPLPLFGTFPGLIMRNQHFADDLNDIYRKYKDSESYVGVFLMCTPHLMILEPQLVHDVFVTSFKNFHSNNVAELIDKRKDPLIANNPFILSGKEWRDQRALVSPGLTIARVRSTYSTMQSVSRSWCAYLKSQIDAKQGYSLNGKDIALHFTSENMASCVLGIEANTFTNRFIPIAKNVQMLSENNTVFTIYTLIAGLFPSIVNIFKVKFIPRKCEDFFKMLIEEALRIRSRCKINRHDFMDHLLSLKKSGILNDQELASHAMTFLIDGLDTSATVISHCLFLLGRHQTAQKKLFDEITQNSISGELSFDKLTELSYLDACINESIRILPPGLWSIKTCSVPYTFTNKNGERISLAIGDSVIIPIYALHHDSSYYNNPEQFKPERFLNDEGNILKSFRDIGVFLGFGDGPRMCLGYYFATVQTKVAIASIVYNFKISLNTKTKPFIKLDPKVFLANQDGGVWLDLQCRN, encoded by the exons atgtttttacttatgcttactttactgtCGGTTGTTCTGATTATGATTTATCTCTTTCTGACAAGGAATTTCGCGTACTGGCGTACTCGCGGTGTAAAAGGACCGACACCGCTCCCATTATTTGGCACATTTCCTGGCTTAATTATGAGGAACCAACATTTTGCCGACGATTTAAATGATATTTACAG AAAGTATAAAGACAGTGAAAGTTATGTGGGTGTTTTCCTCATGTGTACTCCACACCTTATGATATTGGAACCACAGCTGGTACATGATGTTTTCGTGACTTCCTTTAAGAATTTTCATTCTAATAACGTCGCAGAGTTG atcGATAAAAGAAAGGATCCATTGATAGCCAATAATCCTTTTATACTGAGCGGCAAGGAATGGCGTGATCAACGAGCGTTAGTTTCACCAGGTCTTACCATTGCCCGCGTTCGAAGCACTTACTCTACAATGCAATCGGTTTCCAGGTCTTGGTGCGCATACTTGAAAAGTCAGATTGATGCGAAACAAGGATACAGTTTGAATGGGAAAGAT ATTGCACTGCATTTTACCTCCGAAAATATGGCAAGTTGTGTTCTTGGTATTGAAGCCAACACCTTTACTAACCGATTTATACCAATTGCGAAAAATGTGCAAATGTTATCCGAAAACAATACCGTTTTTACTATTTACACATTGATCGCCGGACTGTTCCCAAGCATAGTAAATATCTTTAAAGTCAAATTTATTCCAAGAAAATGTGAGGACTTTTTCAAAATGTTAATTGAAGAGGCCTTGAGAATACGTTCAAGATGTAAAATAAATCGACACGACTTTATGGATCATCTATTATCGCTAAAGAAAAGTGGTATCCTTAACGACCAAGAACTTGCCTCGCATGCAATGACATTCCTCATAGATGGCTTGGATACATCAGCCACGGTTATTTCGCACTGCTTATTTCTA TTAGGACGTCATCAAACagctcaaaaaaaattgtttgatgaaATCACTCAGAATTCTATAAGTGGCGAATTAAGCTTCGATAAATTAACCGAACTCTCTTATTTGGATGCGTGTATAAACG AAAGTATTCGAATTCTGCCGCCTGGTTTGTGGTCAATCAAAACGTGTTCTGTACCATACACatttactaataaaaatggCGAGCGTATTTCGTTAGCTATTGGTGACTCCGTGATCATACCAATATATGCTCTTCACCACGATTCCAGTTACTACAATAATCCAGAACAATTTAAACCTGAGCGTTTTCTTAACGATGAAGGAAATATATTGAAATCATTTCGCGATATTGGAGTGTTTTTAGGATTTGGCGATGGTCCGCGAATGTGCTTAG gaTATTATTTCGCAACTGTTCAAACAAAGGTAGCGATTGCTTCAATCGTATACAACtttaaaatatctttaaatacaaaaactaaaCCCTTTATTAAACTAGATCCGAAAGTGTTTCTAGCAAACCAGGATGGTGGTGTTTGGCTTGATCTTCAGTGCAGAAATTAG
- the LOC128856364 gene encoding uncharacterized protein LOC128856364: MKLFVCLVLIGAIGVSAKPKPSADWSSGGGGGGGGWSSGGGGGSWSSGGGGGGDVQILKVITEEGGGGGGGGGWPSGGSDWSSGGGGGGWTSGGSGGGGGGGGGGGIKIVKIISLGSGGGGGGGGGSGWSSSGAGGWSSGGGGGQSTKIIKIIKLSGGGNGGGGGWSSGGGGGGGGWSSSGGWD; the protein is encoded by the exons atgaaa CTATTTGTTTGTTTAGTCCTTATTGGAGCTATCGGAGTATCAGCTAAACCTAAACCAAGTGCTGATTGGTCCTCCGGAGGCGGTGGAGGCGGCGGAGGCTGGTCTTCCGGAGGAGGTGGAGGTAGCTGGTCTTCTGGAGGAGGAGGTGGCGGAGATGTGCAGATTTTAAAAGTGATCACTGAAGAGGGCGGCGGTGGTGGGGGCGGAGGTGGTTGGCCCTCAGGCGGTAGTGATTGGTCATCGGGTGGTGGAGGCGGCGGATGGACTTCGGGTGGAAGCGGTGGTGGAGGTGGTGGAGGTGGAGGAGGGGGtattaaaatagttaaaattataAGTTTAGGAAGTGGAGGaggtggtggcggtggtggtggcagTGGGTGGTCATCCAGCGGTGCGGGAGGTTGGTCTTCTGGAGGAGGTGGTGGTCAatctacaaaaattataaaaatcataaaacttAGTGGAGGCGGAAATGGAGGAGGAGGTGGCTGGTCATCAGGAGGTGGGGGAGGTGGGGGAGGTTGGTCATCGTCAGGTGGATGGGActaa